One window of the Nocardia huaxiensis genome contains the following:
- a CDS encoding helix-turn-helix domain-containing protein has product MKHDTEVPEPNEGANAETSADAGDRAGRVANAAHDIGGFIRAQREAAQVSLRQLAQLAGVSNPYLSQIERGLRNPSAEVLAQIAKGLRVSSEVLYMRAGYLEQRPHGPVRDALLADAGLTERQKQVLLDIYESFRRENAASENEGDATNLAGGVPGGNWDNEVPPSTTEVPLRQESEQQ; this is encoded by the coding sequence ATGAAGCACGACACCGAGGTTCCCGAACCGAACGAAGGCGCCAACGCGGAGACGTCCGCCGACGCCGGAGATCGGGCGGGCCGCGTAGCCAACGCGGCACACGACATCGGGGGCTTCATTCGCGCACAACGCGAGGCCGCCCAGGTCTCGCTACGTCAACTCGCCCAGCTGGCGGGGGTGAGCAATCCGTACTTGAGTCAAATCGAGCGCGGGCTGCGGAACCCGTCCGCCGAGGTACTCGCCCAGATCGCGAAGGGTCTGCGGGTCTCCTCGGAGGTCTTGTACATGCGGGCGGGGTACCTCGAACAACGGCCGCATGGTCCCGTCCGGGACGCACTGCTCGCCGACGCCGGCCTCACCGAGCGTCAGAAGCAAGTGCTCCTCGACATCTACGAATCGTTTCGCCGAGAGAACGCGGCAAGCGAGAACGAAGGGGACGCAACGAACCTTGCAGGGGGCGTTCCCGGGGGGAATTGGGACAACGAGGTTCCGCCGAGCACAACCGAAGTTCCGCTACGCCAGGAGAGCGAACAGCAATGA
- a CDS encoding heparin-binding hemagglutinin, producing MTEPKITTATVTKPIYATVGAGDAIYTAVLDAVSQIRERAAASDVTGRVEEARERLANLPADVQEQVEVLRQRVAALPSELPEDLAELREKATPEELRRLVDQYYHQLLDLYADLAARGEETVEKLRANPTFEGRYEQVESVVNDLVAQTQDVIGKVSDQVAPLLGRVKEDAVAVEETVEAEVVGVTTESEPAAPAPAAKKAAPAKKAPAKKAPAKKAAPAAKK from the coding sequence ATGACCGAACCGAAGATCACCACCGCAACCGTGACCAAGCCGATCTACGCCACCGTCGGCGCCGGCGATGCCATCTACACCGCCGTCCTCGACGCCGTCTCGCAGATCCGTGAGCGCGCCGCCGCGTCCGACGTGACCGGCCGGGTCGAAGAGGCCCGTGAGCGCCTCGCCAACCTGCCGGCCGATGTGCAGGAGCAGGTCGAGGTGCTGCGTCAGCGGGTCGCCGCACTGCCGTCCGAACTCCCCGAGGACCTGGCCGAGCTGCGTGAGAAGGCCACCCCCGAAGAGCTGCGCCGGCTGGTCGACCAGTACTACCACCAGCTGCTCGACCTGTACGCTGACCTGGCCGCCCGCGGCGAGGAGACCGTCGAGAAGCTGCGCGCCAACCCGACTTTCGAGGGTCGCTACGAGCAGGTCGAGTCGGTCGTGAACGACCTGGTCGCGCAGACCCAGGACGTCATCGGCAAGGTGTCCGACCAGGTCGCGCCGCTGCTGGGCCGGGTCAAGGAAGACGCCGTCGCGGTCGAGGAGACCGTCGAGGCCGAGGTCGTCGGCGTGACCACCGAGTCCGAGCCGGCCGCGCCCGCGCCCGCCGCCAAGAAGGCCGCCCCGGCCAAGAAGGCGCCCGCCAAGAAGGCTCCGGCCAAGAAGGCCGCTCCGGCCGCCAAGAAGTAA
- a CDS encoding DUF2516 family protein, with protein sequence MNTGIASTILLLLQLAAAGMTVFALVHAIRQRPDAFTAVDKLTKPAWIAILAVALLFLWIGMVPYNLLSLVAIVATGVYLADVRPKVDEIQRGPRW encoded by the coding sequence GTGAACACCGGAATCGCGAGCACAATCCTTCTGCTGCTACAGCTGGCGGCGGCCGGCATGACGGTGTTCGCACTCGTTCATGCCATCCGGCAGCGGCCCGACGCCTTCACCGCGGTCGACAAGCTGACCAAGCCCGCCTGGATAGCGATTCTCGCCGTGGCGCTGCTGTTCCTCTGGATCGGCATGGTGCCCTACAACCTGCTCAGCCTCGTCGCCATCGTGGCGACGGGCGTCTACTTGGCCGATGTGCGGCCCAAGGTCGACGAGATTCAGCGGGGCCCTCGCTGGTAA
- a CDS encoding alpha/beta fold hydrolase yields the protein MAVLPTRADLTQRVRDLVREHRADLRTRSYGNADLNPPAGPYEVIPVTANDGACLRVHAYGPADGDVIVLVHGWTCCLEYWNPQINEFAGEYRVIAYDVRGHGESEEGTAELTTDQLADDLQAVLEAALKPGQKAVLVGHSLGGMTIQGWAGRYPEQVGERLAAVLLTNTAPGQLIAETTVVPFFNRGIVKLPFVVGLLGLSAPIVFPPVAPVQWVFRRQIMSLNSVGDIADYGLNIVRSCPAAVRGRFGTLLSYLDVGRGAANLTVPTTVLAGSLDDMTPPVHSERIVEMLTEAGSLDAYRVLPTGHLGNVEAYREFNEELARVAKAAFGIARAVGA from the coding sequence ATGGCAGTGCTGCCTACCCGAGCGGACCTCACCCAGCGGGTCCGTGACCTGGTGCGAGAGCATCGGGCCGACCTGCGTACGCGGAGCTACGGCAATGCGGATCTGAACCCGCCCGCCGGGCCGTATGAGGTCATACCGGTCACCGCGAACGATGGTGCGTGCTTGCGGGTGCACGCATACGGTCCCGCCGATGGTGATGTGATCGTGCTGGTGCACGGCTGGACGTGCTGCCTCGAATACTGGAATCCGCAGATCAACGAGTTCGCGGGGGAGTACCGCGTCATCGCCTACGACGTGCGCGGGCACGGCGAGAGCGAAGAGGGCACCGCCGAACTCACCACCGATCAGCTCGCCGATGACTTGCAAGCGGTGCTGGAAGCCGCGCTGAAGCCGGGGCAGAAGGCCGTGCTGGTGGGACACAGCCTGGGCGGCATGACGATTCAGGGCTGGGCCGGTCGCTATCCCGAGCAGGTGGGGGAGCGGCTCGCGGCGGTGCTGCTCACCAATACCGCGCCGGGACAGCTGATCGCCGAGACCACGGTGGTGCCGTTCTTCAATCGCGGAATCGTGAAGCTGCCGTTCGTGGTCGGTCTGCTGGGGCTGAGCGCGCCCATCGTGTTCCCGCCCGTCGCGCCCGTTCAGTGGGTGTTCCGCCGCCAGATCATGAGCCTGAATTCCGTTGGGGACATTGCCGATTACGGTTTGAACATCGTGCGGTCCTGCCCGGCGGCGGTGCGCGGACGGTTCGGGACGCTGCTGTCGTATCTGGATGTGGGTCGCGGGGCCGCGAATCTGACCGTGCCGACCACCGTGCTCGCGGGCTCGCTGGACGACATGACGCCGCCGGTGCATTCCGAGCGGATTGTCGAAATGCTCACCGAGGCAGGGTCTCTGGATGCCTATCGAGTCTTGCCAACCGGGCATCTGGGCAATGTCGAGGCGTACCGGGAGTTCAACGAGGAGCTCGCGCGAGTTGCCAAGGCGGCGTTCGGAATCGCGCGGGCGGTGGGGGCCTGA
- a CDS encoding alpha/beta fold hydrolase encodes MLVKLPEAGADALTAPFRAALRSRAYKTEAFNTPSLSPEVIPVATADGARLRVHAYGPADRDVIVMIHGWSCAIEYWNPQINAFAGEYRVVAYDQRGHGESTIGTRGFSAEQLADDLSDVLDAALRPGQRAILVGHSMGGMTIQAWAQYYPEQVTQRASAVLLATTAARQIPGRATVLPFFNDVVPAPNWLAKVMFGTPLPLPGGRAVNLIAKARLANPQATADAVDFGVSIVRSCRPSARAAVARGLLKLDLHGAAANLAVPTSVIAGAHDRLLPEIHSREIADVLAEAGYLDRYTILPTGHLVNIEAAHAFNTELHRVIRMSRRGLTRTAAVAG; translated from the coding sequence ATGCTGGTGAAGCTGCCTGAGGCGGGCGCCGACGCGCTGACCGCCCCCTTCCGCGCCGCACTGCGGTCCCGCGCCTACAAGACCGAGGCGTTCAACACCCCGAGCCTGTCGCCCGAGGTCATCCCCGTCGCCACCGCCGACGGTGCTCGCCTCCGCGTCCACGCCTACGGCCCGGCCGACCGGGACGTGATCGTCATGATCCACGGCTGGTCCTGCGCCATCGAATACTGGAACCCTCAGATCAACGCCTTCGCCGGCGAATACCGCGTGGTCGCCTACGACCAGCGCGGCCACGGCGAGAGCACCATCGGCACCCGCGGTTTCAGTGCCGAACAGCTGGCCGACGATCTGTCCGACGTGCTCGACGCCGCACTGCGGCCCGGCCAGCGCGCCATCCTGGTCGGCCACTCCATGGGCGGCATGACCATCCAGGCGTGGGCGCAGTACTACCCCGAGCAGGTCACCCAGCGCGCCTCGGCGGTGCTGCTGGCCACCACGGCCGCGCGCCAGATTCCGGGCCGCGCCACCGTGCTGCCGTTCTTCAATGATGTTGTCCCGGCCCCGAATTGGCTGGCCAAGGTGATGTTCGGCACCCCGCTGCCGCTGCCCGGCGGCCGTGCGGTGAACCTGATCGCCAAGGCGCGGCTGGCGAACCCGCAGGCCACCGCCGACGCGGTCGACTTCGGTGTCTCCATCGTCCGCTCCTGCCGTCCGTCGGCGCGCGCGGCCGTGGCGCGGGGACTGCTGAAGCTCGACCTGCACGGTGCGGCAGCCAATCTCGCGGTGCCGACCAGCGTCATCGCGGGCGCGCACGACCGGCTGCTGCCGGAGATCCACTCCCGCGAGATCGCCGACGTGCTCGCCGAGGCGGGCTACCTGGACCGCTACACCATCCTGCCCACCGGGCACCTGGTGAATATCGAAGCGGCCCACGCCTTCAACACCGAACTGCACCGCGTCATCCGCATGAGCCGCCGGGGCCTGACCCGCACCGCGGCCGTCGCGGGCTGA
- the purU gene encoding formyltetrahydrofolate deformylase, whose amino-acid sequence MSSTPGSPDDRRYILTLGCPDRPGIIARITSFIADFGGSIVEAGYHSDLETGWFFTRQAIKAATVPFPLDELRDRFTAVAAELGPETEWQLLDSGERRRAVLLVSKDGHCLHDLLGRAASGELPATIEAVIGNHPDLAEITEAHGVKFHHVNFPKDPAERGPAFELVRELVDAHDPHAVVLARFMQVLPKELCEHWAGKAINIHHSFLPSFVGARPYHQAFARGVKLIGATCHYVTAELDAGPIIEQDVSRIDHADTVRDMVRQGRDIERVVLARGLRWHLEGRVLVHGRRTVVFN is encoded by the coding sequence ATGAGTTCCACCCCCGGTAGCCCTGACGACCGTCGTTACATCCTTACCCTGGGCTGCCCGGACCGTCCCGGCATCATTGCCCGCATCACCTCGTTCATCGCCGATTTCGGCGGGTCGATCGTGGAGGCGGGCTACCACTCCGATCTGGAGACCGGCTGGTTCTTCACCCGGCAGGCCATCAAGGCCGCGACCGTCCCCTTCCCGCTCGACGAGCTGCGCGACCGCTTCACCGCCGTCGCGGCCGAGCTGGGCCCGGAAACCGAATGGCAGCTGCTCGACTCCGGGGAACGCCGCCGCGCGGTGCTGCTGGTCAGCAAGGACGGTCACTGCCTGCACGACCTGCTCGGGCGCGCCGCCAGCGGGGAACTGCCCGCCACCATCGAGGCCGTCATCGGCAACCACCCCGATCTGGCCGAGATCACCGAGGCGCACGGCGTGAAGTTCCACCACGTGAACTTCCCGAAGGATCCGGCCGAGCGCGGCCCCGCCTTCGAACTGGTCCGCGAACTCGTCGACGCGCACGATCCGCACGCCGTGGTGCTGGCCCGCTTCATGCAGGTGCTGCCGAAGGAGCTGTGCGAGCACTGGGCGGGCAAGGCCATCAATATCCACCACAGCTTCCTGCCGTCCTTCGTCGGCGCGCGCCCCTACCACCAGGCTTTCGCGCGCGGCGTGAAGCTGATCGGCGCGACCTGCCACTACGTCACCGCCGAACTCGACGCCGGGCCGATCATCGAACAGGATGTCAGCCGCATCGACCACGCGGACACCGTGCGCGACATGGTGCGTCAGGGTCGCGACATCGAACGCGTGGTGCTCGCCCGCGGCCTGCGCTGGCACCTCGAGGGCCGCGTGCTGGTGCACGGCCGCCGCACGGTCGTCTTCAACTAG
- a CDS encoding GNAT family N-acetyltransferase yields the protein MLIRRERTGDAAAIDAVHRSAFAAQYANANGRADDAAHTAVEPVEVALVRQLRDSSAWMPTLTMVAEVHDDIVGHVCLTRAGIGPFPVLALGPIGVRADHQGSGVGGALMHAVLGAADALDEPLIGLLGHLDYYPRFGFVPGIRLGIVPDQPDWTSHFQVRPLAAYDAEIKGEFRYADAFYDL from the coding sequence GTGCTGATCCGTCGTGAACGTACCGGCGATGCCGCCGCGATCGACGCGGTGCACCGCAGTGCCTTCGCCGCCCAATACGCCAATGCCAACGGCCGCGCCGACGACGCGGCCCACACCGCCGTCGAACCCGTCGAAGTGGCGCTGGTGCGGCAACTGCGCGACAGCTCCGCCTGGATGCCCACGCTCACCATGGTGGCCGAGGTGCACGACGACATCGTCGGCCACGTCTGCCTCACCCGCGCCGGCATCGGGCCCTTCCCCGTCCTCGCGCTCGGACCCATCGGCGTCCGCGCGGACCATCAGGGCAGCGGCGTCGGCGGGGCCCTCATGCACGCGGTGCTCGGCGCGGCCGACGCCCTCGACGAACCCCTCATCGGCCTGCTCGGCCACCTCGACTACTACCCACGCTTCGGCTTCGTGCCCGGCATCCGGCTCGGCATAGTCCCCGACCAACCCGACTGGACCTCCCACTTCCAGGTCCGGCCACTCGCCGCGTACGACGCAGAAATCAAAGGCGAATTCCGCTACGCAGACGCTTTCTATGATTTGTAG
- the deoC gene encoding deoxyribose-phosphate aldolase: MAEISRRDVAAMIDHTLLAPEATASDVDALIDEARELGVFAICVSPSMLPVRATGLVVATVAGFPSGKHHSLVKGAEARLAVDQGAAEVDMVIDVGAARAGDYNAVLSDIVTVREAIGDRGLLKVIIESAALSDEQIVAVCQVAEKAGADFVKTSTGFHPAGGASAHAVRLMAETVGGRLGVKASGGIRDAEAARAMIEAGATRLGLSRSREVLQGFPL; this comes from the coding sequence ATGGCTGAGATTTCCCGGCGTGACGTCGCGGCGATGATCGATCACACCCTGCTGGCGCCCGAAGCGACCGCTTCGGATGTCGACGCGCTGATCGACGAGGCACGCGAGCTAGGCGTGTTCGCGATATGCGTCTCGCCGTCCATGCTTCCGGTTCGAGCGACCGGTCTGGTGGTCGCCACGGTCGCGGGTTTCCCCTCCGGCAAACATCATTCGCTGGTGAAGGGGGCGGAGGCGCGGCTGGCCGTGGATCAGGGTGCGGCAGAGGTGGATATGGTCATCGATGTGGGGGCCGCGCGCGCCGGGGACTACAACGCGGTGCTGAGCGACATAGTCACCGTGCGGGAGGCGATCGGGGATCGCGGATTGCTGAAGGTGATCATCGAATCGGCGGCGCTGAGCGATGAGCAGATCGTGGCGGTGTGCCAGGTCGCGGAGAAAGCCGGAGCCGATTTCGTGAAGACCTCCACGGGATTTCACCCCGCGGGAGGTGCGAGCGCGCACGCGGTGCGGTTGATGGCCGAGACCGTCGGCGGCCGGCTGGGCGTGAAGGCCAGCGGTGGCATCCGCGATGCCGAGGCCGCGCGGGCGATGATCGAGGCGGGCGCCACTCGCCTGGGTCTGTCGCGCTCTCGCGAAGTGCTGCAAGGCTTTCCGCTCTGA
- a CDS encoding DUF2993 domain-containing protein, protein MSSKPTPDDATNRAQDPGAHSPSPPDPATEVIGSGKDAGQNAANVNEWWQETGEQPTAVLGKPDASHPTEVLGTPQGGTDPQATEVLGATPPNTPRRTEVLDAGEAAAYAAGAQSVSGAGQPPAGPPPGSSVDGEGGSPRAPRKRRTALIVAIVAALVIVGGLAGGEAYARNKVQNCIASSFEKQMGSKIDVSFGAKPMLLTMIDNKVGKVTIDSDDTKFGPAVGMVVHATFNDIEVKDGGKQGGTIGSSEAEVTWSNEGIVQTLGGLVSSSTSDPAAGTLNFGVLMGIAQLQVVPQVVGDKVDVETKSASLLGIGLPTDLVSGIVDLMTESLQSYPMGLKPTKVEVTNDGLRVTLKGGPSTLEAPDGSQSNTDFRC, encoded by the coding sequence ATGAGCTCGAAGCCCACCCCGGACGACGCGACCAACCGTGCCCAGGACCCGGGTGCGCACTCGCCCTCGCCGCCCGATCCGGCCACCGAAGTCATCGGCAGCGGTAAAGACGCAGGTCAGAACGCCGCGAACGTGAACGAATGGTGGCAGGAGACCGGCGAACAACCCACCGCGGTGCTAGGCAAGCCGGACGCGTCGCACCCCACCGAAGTCCTCGGCACGCCACAGGGCGGGACCGACCCGCAGGCCACCGAAGTCCTCGGGGCGACGCCGCCGAACACGCCGCGGCGCACCGAGGTCCTCGATGCCGGTGAAGCCGCCGCGTATGCCGCCGGGGCGCAATCGGTTTCGGGTGCGGGCCAGCCGCCCGCCGGTCCGCCGCCGGGCAGTTCCGTTGACGGAGAGGGAGGTTCACCGCGGGCGCCGCGAAAGCGCCGGACCGCGTTGATCGTTGCCATCGTGGCGGCGCTGGTGATCGTGGGCGGCCTGGCCGGCGGCGAGGCGTACGCCCGCAACAAGGTGCAGAACTGCATCGCGAGCAGCTTCGAGAAGCAGATGGGCTCCAAGATCGACGTCTCCTTCGGCGCGAAACCCATGCTGCTCACCATGATCGACAACAAGGTCGGCAAGGTGACCATCGACAGCGACGACACCAAGTTCGGCCCCGCCGTCGGCATGGTCGTGCACGCCACCTTCAACGACATCGAAGTGAAGGACGGCGGCAAGCAGGGCGGCACCATCGGCAGCTCCGAAGCCGAGGTCACCTGGAGCAACGAGGGCATCGTGCAGACCCTGGGCGGGCTGGTCTCCAGCTCCACCTCCGACCCGGCGGCCGGCACGCTGAACTTCGGTGTCCTGATGGGCATCGCCCAGCTGCAGGTGGTCCCCCAGGTCGTCGGCGACAAGGTCGACGTGGAGACCAAGTCGGCCTCCCTGCTCGGCATCGGCCTGCCCACCGACCTGGTCTCGGGCATCGTCGACCTCATGACCGAGAGCCTGCAGAGCTACCCGATGGGATTGAAGCCCACCAAGGTCGAGGTCACCAACGACGGCCTGCGCGTGACGCTGAAGGGCGGCCCGTCCACCCTCGAAGCACCGGACGGTTCGCAGTCCAACACGGACTTCCGCTGCTGA